From a single Serratia surfactantfaciens genomic region:
- the galE gene encoding UDP-glucose 4-epimerase GalE: protein MAILVTGGAGYIGSHTVLSLLERGEDVVVLDNLSNASAESLQRVEKLTGKAAVFYQGDVQDAECLHRIFGAHQITAVIHFAGLKAVGESTRKPLEYYQNNVTGTLVLLDAMRRAGVHDFIFSSSATVYGANSPVPYVETTPIGGTTSPYGTSKLMVEQILQDFAKAEPQFSIIALRYFNPVGAHESGLIGEDPNGIPNNLLPYISQVAIGKLEKLGIFGGDYPTKDGTGERDYIHVMDLAEGHLKAMDHLAKINGFKAYNLGAGVGHSVLAMVQAFEKASGVTIPYQILPRRDGDLPAFWANADLAYRELGWKVRRNIDDMMRDTWNWQKKNPQGYK from the coding sequence ATGGCAATTTTAGTTACCGGCGGCGCCGGTTACATTGGGTCTCACACCGTGCTATCGCTTCTGGAGCGTGGCGAGGACGTTGTGGTGTTGGATAATTTGTCCAACGCATCTGCAGAGTCATTACAGCGGGTGGAGAAACTGACGGGGAAAGCCGCGGTGTTCTATCAAGGGGATGTTCAGGATGCCGAGTGCCTGCATCGTATCTTTGGCGCGCATCAGATCACTGCCGTGATCCACTTCGCCGGCCTCAAGGCCGTAGGAGAGTCAACGCGTAAACCACTCGAGTATTATCAGAATAACGTCACCGGCACGCTGGTGCTGTTGGATGCCATGCGCCGTGCCGGTGTACATGATTTCATCTTCAGTTCCTCCGCCACCGTGTATGGCGCCAATTCGCCGGTGCCCTATGTCGAGACCACGCCGATTGGCGGCACGACCAGTCCTTATGGCACGTCTAAGCTGATGGTGGAGCAGATCTTGCAGGATTTCGCCAAGGCTGAACCGCAATTTTCGATTATTGCTTTGCGTTACTTCAATCCTGTGGGGGCTCACGAGTCCGGCCTGATTGGTGAAGACCCCAACGGCATACCCAACAACCTGTTGCCGTACATCTCTCAGGTGGCGATCGGCAAACTGGAGAAATTGGGTATTTTCGGCGGTGACTATCCAACGAAAGACGGTACAGGCGAGCGCGACTACATTCATGTCATGGATTTGGCCGAGGGCCATCTGAAAGCGATGGATCACCTGGCAAAGATCAACGGCTTCAAGGCTTATAACCTAGGCGCCGGCGTAGGGCATTCGGTACTGGCGATGGTTCAGGCATTTGAAAAAGCGTCCGGCGTAACGATCCCTTACCAAATATTACCTCGCCGTGACGGCGACCTGCCTGCTTTCTGGGCGAACGCGGATCTGGCATATCGAGAGCTGGGATGGAAAGTTCGTCGGAATATCGATGATATGATGCGCGACACTTGGAACTGGCAGAAAAAAAATCCGCAAGGGTATAAGTAA
- the galU gene encoding UTP--glucose-1-phosphate uridylyltransferase GalU, translating into MLKAVIPVAGLGTRMLPATKAIPKEMLPVVDKPLIQYIVNECVAAGIKEIILVTHSSKNAIENHFDTSFELESMLESRVKRQLLEEVQSICPKGVTLMHVRQGQSKGLGHAVLCARPLIGDAPFAVLLPDVLMDDIASDLTKDNLASMIAQFEAHSRSQIMVEPVPEKDVSKYGVVDCRGVAVAPGQSVPMHAIVEKPSQEEAPSNLAVVGRYVLAADIWPLLEKTPYGAGGEIQLTDAIAMLMEQKPVEAFAMVGRSHDCGDKLGYMKAFVEYGLRHPTQGEAFSEWLKGMLQA; encoded by the coding sequence ATGCTGAAAGCTGTCATCCCCGTTGCCGGTCTTGGTACCCGCATGTTACCGGCCACAAAGGCAATCCCTAAGGAAATGCTGCCGGTTGTAGACAAACCTCTTATCCAATACATCGTAAATGAATGCGTTGCTGCCGGTATTAAAGAGATTATTCTGGTCACGCACTCGTCAAAAAATGCGATTGAAAACCACTTTGACACCTCGTTTGAATTGGAAAGCATGCTGGAGTCACGCGTTAAGCGCCAACTGCTGGAAGAAGTTCAGTCTATCTGTCCGAAAGGCGTGACCCTGATGCATGTACGGCAGGGGCAATCTAAAGGATTGGGCCATGCCGTACTCTGTGCCAGACCCCTGATCGGTGATGCGCCTTTTGCCGTATTGCTGCCGGACGTGCTGATGGACGATATTGCCTCTGATCTGACGAAAGATAACCTCGCCAGCATGATTGCCCAATTCGAAGCGCACAGTCGCAGCCAGATCATGGTAGAACCTGTGCCAGAAAAAGACGTGTCCAAATACGGCGTGGTCGATTGTCGCGGTGTGGCCGTGGCGCCAGGCCAAAGCGTGCCGATGCATGCGATCGTCGAAAAACCTTCTCAAGAAGAGGCACCTTCAAATTTGGCCGTCGTTGGCCGCTATGTTTTGGCTGCTGATATCTGGCCGCTGCTGGAAAAAACGCCTTATGGTGCTGGCGGTGAGATTCAACTTACCGATGCCATCGCCATGCTGATGGAGCAAAAACCGGTTGAGGCTTTCGCCATGGTTGGGCGTTCGCATGACTGTGGCGATAAATTAGGTTACATGAAGGCCTTTGTTGAGTATGGTCTTCGTCATCCAACGCAGGGTGAAGCATTTTCTGAGTGGTTAAAGGGGATGTTGCAGGCTTAA